A region of Silurus meridionalis isolate SWU-2019-XX chromosome 13, ASM1480568v1, whole genome shotgun sequence DNA encodes the following proteins:
- the zgc:162879 gene encoding ras and EF-hand domain-containing protein, giving the protein MDMADLRKLFSACDVNKSGRIEYEDFSEVCRELSVPVGEIRTLFQRFDVDGDGCINYTDFCSSFHEASGSMNLAALEHIGESRASAWDEFENTLDGDVAYYLGRLWDPLSEFYEQIHETSDKLLLQQYEELIKVLVTESKEHRVETDQLESSLRRTEEMVSTQLSEIEEDLQQQLNYKELTVREEEQKKTEGAIAMLQLKHENELLDLQSAIEKLTQEEAELTNPKEEVIKLRTKIREVTQENEDFRKSLLKAQMNISVLQVELDKLKNAYADEKLQHESESNELKKMVIQYQSYAEHFELLQEMNKNLFDSNDGLRSALAKDSLSSKEQLSSKSKMPPRRLKPLWQSTINQSSFANEEDGMIAVPSKEKLSLVEHWAEKYLDSGISLQTDTDRMSGCNYDSDESNDSDDTTHHSSSIIPSEIEMSDFKSEMNLSVTSSRVSLLTSSLRRRLSAFPTKQTEVEAFDSGESVPMYRLVLAGDAGSGKSSFLLRLSLNEFRGDMQTTLGVDFQMKKMLVDGEKTNLQIWDTAGQERFRSIAKSYFRKANGVLLLYDVTSESSFLNVREWIEQIQESTDGSIPLCLIGNKVDLRVTREVKNCVSPIHGEKLARTYNALFCETSAKEGTNVVEAVLHLAREIKKHTKLRRQSVSQVELTLNSGKKALSNCCGL; this is encoded by the exons ATGGATATGGCAGACCTTCGTAAGTTGTTTTCCGCCTGCGATGTCAACAAATCGGGAAGAATCGAGTACGAGGATTTCAGTGAGGTTTGCCGAGAGCTCAGTGTTCCTGTCGGGGAGATAAGGACTTTATTCCAAAGGTTTGATGTGGATGGAGACGGTTGTATTAATTACACCGATTTCTGTTCGAGTTTCCACGAAGCGTCTGGAAGCATGAATCTGGCCGCGTTGGAGCACATTGGAGAAAGTCGAGCGAGTGCTTGGGATGAGTTTGAAAATACTTTGGATGGAGATGTGGCCTACTATTTGGGCAG gtTATGGGATCCGTTGAGTGAGTTTTACGAGCAGATTCATGAAACCTCTGACAAGCTTCTGCTTCAGCAATATGAGGAGCTGATTAAAGTTTTAGTGACAGAGAGCAAAGAACATCGGGTGGAGACTGATCAGTTAGAGTCCAGTCTGAGAAG GACAGAGGAGATGGTGAGCACTCAATTATCAGAGATTGAGGAGGATTTACAGCAGCAGCTAAATTACAAAGAGTTGACTGTCCGAGAGGAG GAGCAAAAGAAAACGGAAGGGGCCATCGCAATGCTGCAGCTAAAGCATGAAAATGAATTGCTAGACTTACAATCAGCCATAGAGAAGCTTACGCAG gAGGAGGCAGAGTTGACCAACCCCAAAGAAGAGGTCATCAAATTAAGAACAAAAATCCGAGAGGTTACTCAG GAAAACGAGGACTTCAGAAAATCTCTTTTGAAAGCCCAAATGAACATCTCTGTCCTGCAGGTAGAGTTGGACAAACTTAAAAATGCCTATGCTGATGAAAAACTTCAGCATGAAAG TGAAAGTAATGAACTGAAAAAGATGGTGATCCAGTACCAGTCTTACGCTGAACATTTTGAACTCCTCCA GGAAATGAACAAAAACTTGTTTGATAGCAATGATGGGTTACGATCTGCTCTTGCCAAGGACAGTCTTTCTTCCAAAGAGCAG CTTTCCTCAAAAAGCAAAATGCCACCCAGGAGATTGAAGCCACTGTGGCAGAGTACAATAAATCAGagcag CTTTGCTAACGAGGAGGACGGCATGATTGCAGTGCCATCCAAGGAGAAACTCTCACTTGTGGAGCACTGGGCAGAGAAGTATCTAGACAGCGGCATTTCcttacagacagacacagacaggatGTCAGGCTGCAATTATGATAGTGATGAGAGCAACGATTCTGATGATACTACTCATCACAGCTCTTCAATTATTCCATCTGAAATTGAG ATGTCAGATTTTAAGTCTGAGATGAATTTGTCAGTGACTTCCAGCAGAGTCAGCTTGTTAACTTCATCCCTGAGACGTCGACTGTCAGCTTTTCCTACAAAG CAAACTGAAGTGGAAGCGTTTGATTCTGGTGAATCTGTTCCAATGTACCGCTTGGTGCTGGCAGGGGATGCAGGGTCTGGAAAATCCAGCTTCTTGCTGCGTCTCAGTCTAAATGAGTTCAGAGGAGACATGCAGACCACACTGG GCGTTGACTTTCAAATGAAGAAAATGCTTGTGGATGGAGAAAAGACAAACCTTCAGATATGGGACACTGCTGGGCAGGAAAG GTTTCGCAGTATTGCCAAATCGTACTTCCGCAAAGCAAATGGGGTACTACTTCTTTATGACGTCACTTCAGAGAGCAGCTTCTTGAATGTTCGAGAGTGGATTGAGCAGATTCAG GAATCCACAGATGGCAGCATCCCGTTGTGTCTTATTGGAAATAAAGTGGACTTGAGAGTGACTAGGGAAGTGAAGAACTGTGTGAGTCCCATCCATGGCGAAAAGCTTGCTAGG ACTTACAACGCCTTGTTCTGTGAGACGAGTGCCAAAGAGGGCACCAATGTAGTGGAGGCAGTTCTGCATTTAGCAAG AGAGATCAAAAAACATACCAAACTGAGGAGGCAGTCAGTGTCACAAGTTGAGTTGACCCTAAACAGTGGGAAAAAGGCACTGAGTAACTGCTGTGGACTTTAA